The Methanocaldococcus jannaschii DSM 2661 genome has a segment encoding these proteins:
- a CDS encoding geranylgeranylglyceryl/heptaprenylglyceryl phosphate synthase codes for MKIKIGKVEKRLNQIIEEEGAVYLTLLDPEEENIEEIAENVKDYADAIMVGGSIGIVNLDETVKKIKKITKLPIILFPGNVDGLSRYADAVFYMSLMNSANTYWVVTAPTLGAITILKYNLEPIPMAYLCIEPAKKTAVGYVGEIREIPQNKPKITAMYCLSAKFFGMRWAYLEAGSGASYPVNNETIALSKKLSGINIIVGGGIRKPEIAYEKVLAGADAIVTGNLLEENPKAVEMMYDAIKKAGKEKLKNK; via the coding sequence ATGAAGATAAAGATTGGCAAAGTTGAAAAAAGATTAAATCAAATTATTGAAGAGGAAGGAGCTGTCTATTTAACTCTATTAGACCCAGAAGAAGAAAATATTGAAGAGATAGCTGAAAATGTTAAGGATTATGCAGATGCAATAATGGTTGGAGGAAGTATTGGAATTGTTAATTTAGATGAAACAGTTAAAAAAATAAAAAAGATAACTAAGCTCCCAATAATTCTATTCCCTGGAAATGTTGATGGATTGTCAAGATATGCTGACGCTGTGTTTTACATGAGCCTAATGAACTCAGCAAACACTTATTGGGTTGTAACAGCCCCAACTTTAGGGGCGATAACAATTTTAAAATATAATTTAGAGCCAATTCCAATGGCTTATCTCTGCATAGAACCAGCAAAAAAAACAGCCGTTGGTTATGTTGGGGAGATTAGAGAGATACCTCAAAACAAACCAAAAATAACTGCAATGTATTGTTTATCTGCAAAGTTCTTTGGAATGAGATGGGCTTATTTAGAGGCTGGTAGTGGGGCATCTTACCCAGTAAACAATGAGACTATAGCCTTATCAAAAAAACTCTCTGGAATTAATATAATTGTTGGTGGAGGAATTAGAAAGCCAGAGATTGCCTATGAGAAAGTTTTAGCTGGAGCTGATGCTATAGTTACTGGTAATTTGTTGGAAGAGAATCCTAAAGCTGTTGAGATGATGTATGATGCTATTAAAAAAGCTGGAAAAGAGAAATTGAAAAATAAGTAA
- a CDS encoding protein translocase subunit SecF: protein MIKDYKVSIAIPIALLILSILLIGFKGIPKSIDITGGTEITIKVNENMDITPLKESLNGIAEVKKLESADGYYIVIRCKNEDVDIVKQKIKEFFHVDSLDKLNYSEKTIGATLSSKFFEEGFKAVGFAFMFMAIVVYLYFRNPVPSGAIILSALSDIIMALGAMSLLGIELSSATIAALLMVIGYSVDSDILLTTRVLKRLTKSFDETVKEAMKTGLTMTLTTITAMLILLIVVKLFIPVADILANIATVLILALIADIINTWLLNAGILKYYITEYRAKKI, encoded by the coding sequence ATGATAAAAGATTATAAAGTGTCTATAGCTATTCCAATAGCCCTTCTTATACTTTCAATTTTGTTAATTGGTTTTAAAGGGATTCCAAAAAGTATAGATATAACTGGAGGGACAGAAATAACAATTAAAGTAAATGAAAACATGGATATAACTCCTCTAAAAGAGTCACTTAATGGAATAGCTGAAGTAAAAAAATTAGAATCAGCTGATGGATATTACATAGTCATTAGATGTAAGAATGAAGATGTAGATATTGTAAAGCAGAAAATTAAGGAATTTTTCCACGTGGATAGCTTAGATAAGTTAAATTATTCTGAAAAGACGATTGGGGCTACTTTAAGCTCTAAATTCTTTGAAGAAGGATTTAAAGCTGTTGGATTTGCATTTATGTTTATGGCTATTGTAGTTTATCTATATTTCAGAAATCCAGTGCCAAGTGGTGCTATAATATTATCTGCACTTTCAGATATAATTATGGCTTTAGGGGCTATGAGCTTATTAGGAATTGAGCTTTCCTCTGCAACTATAGCGGCTTTATTAATGGTTATTGGTTACAGTGTAGATTCAGATATACTGCTAACAACAAGAGTTCTAAAGAGATTAACAAAGAGCTTTGATGAAACTGTTAAAGAGGCTATGAAAACAGGTTTAACAATGACATTAACAACAATCACTGCTATGCTAATATTATTAATTGTTGTAAAGCTCTTCATTCCAGTAGCAGATATACTGGCAAATATAGCAACTGTCTTAATTTTGGCTTTAATTGCTGACATTATAAACACTTGGCTATTGAATGCTGGAATATTAAAATACTACATAACTGAATATAGAGCAAAGAAGATTTAA
- the hxlB gene encoding 6-phospho-3-hexuloisomerase encodes MSKLEELDIVSNNILILKKFYTNDEWKNKLDSLIDRIIKAKKIFIFGVGRSGYIGRCFAMRLMHLGFKSYFVGETTTPSYEKDDLLILISGSGRTESVLTVAKKAKNINNNIIAIVCECGNVVEFADLTIPLEVKKSKYLPMGTTFEETALIFLDLVIAEIMKRLNLDESEIIKRHCNLL; translated from the coding sequence GTGTCGAAATTGGAAGAACTTGATATAGTATCTAACAATATATTGATATTAAAAAAATTCTATACAAACGATGAGTGGAAAAATAAACTGGATTCTTTAATTGATAGGATTATAAAAGCTAAAAAAATTTTTATTTTTGGAGTAGGTAGGAGTGGATATATTGGAAGATGTTTTGCCATGAGATTAATGCATCTTGGTTTTAAATCATATTTTGTTGGGGAAACTACAACTCCTTCCTATGAAAAAGATGATTTACTAATTTTAATATCGGGTAGTGGAAGAACAGAGAGTGTTTTAACAGTAGCTAAAAAGGCAAAGAATATAAATAACAACATTATCGCAATTGTATGTGAATGTGGAAATGTAGTAGAGTTTGCTGATTTAACAATTCCTTTAGAAGTGAAGAAATCAAAATATTTACCAATGGGAACCACTTTTGAAGAAACAGCTTTGATATTTTTAGATTTAGTCATAGCTGAGATTATGAAAAGATTGAATTTAGATGAAAGTGAAATAATAAAGAGACATTGTAATTTACTTTAA
- a CDS encoding DUF2116 family Zn-ribbon domain-containing protein — MEIPKHRHCLNCGISIPPDQVFCSEKCRIEYMQRRKRMLRTQYMFLAIAGLIILYYIITIALKV; from the coding sequence ATGGAGATTCCAAAGCACAGACATTGTTTAAATTGTGGTATCTCAATACCTCCAGACCAAGTTTTTTGTTCAGAGAAGTGTAGAATTGAGTATATGCAAAGAAGGAAAAGGATGTTAAGAACGCAATACATGTTTTTAGCTATTGCAGGGCTTATAATTCTCTATTATATTATCACAATAGCATTGAAAGTTTAA
- a CDS encoding THUMP domain-containing protein, translating to MKPVALVTTKPGFEPQLREELNKLPIKKKILWTPFRGILKVLSQNPYEFLNIIKENKNNLKFSLRIIPLEIGCQTDINEIKKAISFLINKKKEKLKNKSFVVRCNRRGNHEFTSEELERIIGEYVLENFKDLNLRVNLKDWDFKINIEILQDESYISIFQDEFNELVIEENIKNLKNLKRYIERPLNRSERKMQELMEKFPFIFENINCVVDIGSSPGGWAKMLSKKAKKVYAIDTGELKIKANNIIHIKKRAENVDFEKDINEEIDLITNDTNLYPDESLFLTLKFAKHLKTNGYIIHTLKARNLKTKKEDLEKVLKILSYYRNIKIFKIINLRANTKNELTLILKKV from the coding sequence ATGAAGCCGGTAGCTTTAGTTACAACAAAACCAGGATTTGAGCCACAATTAAGAGAGGAGCTAAATAAATTACCAATAAAAAAGAAAATTCTCTGGACACCATTTAGAGGAATTTTAAAAGTTTTGTCTCAAAATCCTTATGAATTTTTAAATATTATCAAAGAAAATAAAAATAATTTAAAATTTTCACTAAGGATAATTCCATTGGAAATAGGATGCCAAACAGACATTAATGAGATAAAAAAAGCCATCTCTTTTTTAATCAATAAAAAGAAAGAAAAATTAAAAAATAAATCTTTCGTAGTTAGATGCAACAGAAGAGGAAATCACGAATTTACAAGTGAAGAACTTGAAAGAATAATTGGAGAATATGTATTAGAAAATTTTAAAGATTTAAATCTTAGAGTTAATCTAAAAGATTGGGATTTTAAAATAAATATTGAGATTCTGCAGGATGAGAGCTATATCTCAATATTTCAGGATGAATTTAATGAACTTGTTATTGAAGAAAACATAAAAAACTTAAAAAACCTAAAGAGATATATTGAAAGACCATTAAATCGCTCAGAGAGAAAAATGCAGGAGTTGATGGAGAAATTTCCATTTATATTTGAAAACATAAACTGCGTTGTAGATATTGGCTCCTCTCCTGGTGGATGGGCGAAGATGTTATCAAAAAAGGCTAAAAAGGTTTATGCTATAGACACAGGAGAATTAAAAATAAAAGCAAATAATATAATCCATATAAAAAAGAGGGCTGAGAACGTAGATTTTGAAAAAGATATCAACGAAGAAATTGATTTGATAACCAATGACACTAATCTATATCCTGATGAATCCCTCTTCTTAACACTAAAATTTGCAAAACATTTAAAAACTAATGGTTATATAATTCATACATTAAAAGCAAGGAATTTGAAAACTAAAAAAGAGGATTTAGAGAAAGTGTTAAAAATCCTAAGCTATTATAGAAATATAAAAATATTCAAAATAATTAATTTAAGAGCCAATACTAAAAATGAACTCACATTGATACTCAAAAAAGTATAG
- a CDS encoding 3-dehydroquinate synthase II: protein MKFGWVNVIGDNWEEKKKIVTTALESSIPVVVAEPEDIEKIKELGNIKVASHSLDADIVLVNKNDNIEFLKEAKNLGKETAIYIPIESKEDEEFASEVARFGFVDNIILEGRDWTIIPLENLIADLFHRDVKIVASVNSVDEAKVAYEILEKGTDGVLLNPKNLEDIKELSKLIEEMNKEKVALDVATVTKVEPIGSGDRVCIDTCSLMKIGEGMLIGSYSRALFLVHSETVENPYVATRPFRVNAGPVHAYILCPGNKTKYLSELKAGDKVLIVDKDGNTREAIVGRVKIERRPLVLIEAEYKGDIIRTILQNAETIRLVNEKGEPISVVDLKPGDKVLIKPEEYARHFGMAIKETIIEK, encoded by the coding sequence ATGAAATTTGGATGGGTTAATGTTATTGGAGATAACTGGGAAGAGAAAAAGAAGATAGTAACAACAGCATTAGAGTCATCAATCCCAGTAGTTGTTGCTGAACCAGAAGATATTGAAAAAATTAAAGAACTTGGAAATATTAAAGTTGCCTCCCATTCCTTAGACGCGGATATTGTTTTAGTAAATAAAAATGACAACATAGAGTTTTTAAAAGAGGCAAAGAACTTAGGAAAAGAAACAGCCATATACATTCCAATTGAATCAAAGGAAGATGAAGAGTTTGCTTCAGAGGTTGCAAGGTTTGGATTTGTTGATAACATTATCTTAGAGGGGAGAGATTGGACAATCATTCCATTAGAAAATTTAATAGCTGATTTATTCCATAGGGATGTTAAGATTGTAGCAAGTGTTAATTCAGTTGATGAGGCAAAGGTTGCCTATGAAATTTTAGAGAAAGGGACTGATGGGGTTCTCTTAAATCCAAAAAACTTAGAGGATATAAAGGAGTTATCAAAATTAATTGAAGAGATGAATAAAGAGAAAGTGGCTTTAGATGTAGCAACAGTAACAAAGGTTGAGCCAATAGGTAGTGGAGACAGGGTTTGTATAGATACCTGCTCACTAATGAAGATAGGAGAAGGAATGTTAATTGGCTCCTACTCAAGAGCTCTCTTCTTAGTTCATTCTGAGACTGTTGAGAACCCTTACGTAGCTACAAGGCCATTCAGAGTTAATGCTGGACCTGTTCATGCATACATATTATGCCCTGGTAATAAAACAAAATATCTCAGTGAGCTAAAAGCTGGAGATAAGGTTTTGATTGTAGATAAGGATGGAAATACAAGGGAGGCAATAGTTGGCAGGGTAAAGATTGAAAGAAGACCTTTAGTGTTAATTGAGGCAGAGTATAAAGGGGATATTATTAGAACTATACTGCAGAATGCTGAAACTATAAGATTGGTTAATGAAAAAGGAGAACCAATTTCTGTTGTTGATTTAAAACCTGGAGACAAAGTTTTAATAAAACCAGAGGAGTATGCAAGGCATTTTGGAATGGCAATAAAAGAGACGATTATTGAAAAGTGA
- a CDS encoding class I SAM-dependent methyltransferase yields MGIKEYYDKLAKSYDKLYKNKYMRIVEREIIQKEIKDGDFVLDIGCGTGEQLKILNNAVGLDISLEMAKIAKNKTNKPVVVANAEFLPFKNKSFDKAISFFGALNHCNLKRALREVNRVLKDDGIFIFTVANIYDIKWIIKNILKGNFKKVKNAMKKRKGTITKVIDGEKIKVKTRFYDFKEVEDALKKEGFEVVYTFGTNITNSPLDKFIYKSFLKNFASYIGFVAKKVKNR; encoded by the coding sequence ATGGGAATTAAAGAGTATTATGACAAGTTGGCTAAGAGTTATGATAAGCTATATAAAAACAAGTATATGAGGATTGTGGAAAGGGAAATTATACAGAAAGAGATTAAAGATGGTGACTTTGTCTTAGATATTGGTTGCGGAACTGGAGAGCAGTTAAAAATTTTAAATAATGCAGTTGGTTTAGATATATCATTAGAAATGGCTAAAATAGCAAAAAATAAAACAAATAAGCCAGTAGTTGTTGCTAATGCTGAATTTCTCCCATTTAAAAATAAGAGTTTTGATAAGGCAATATCTTTCTTTGGAGCTTTAAATCATTGTAATTTAAAGAGAGCTTTAAGAGAAGTTAATAGGGTTTTAAAGGATGATGGAATTTTTATATTCACTGTGGCAAACATCTACGATATAAAATGGATTATAAAAAACATTTTAAAAGGAAATTTTAAAAAGGTAAAAAATGCCATGAAAAAAAGAAAAGGAACAATAACAAAAGTAATTGATGGAGAAAAAATAAAAGTAAAAACAAGATTCTATGATTTTAAGGAGGTTGAAGATGCCTTAAAAAAAGAAGGTTTTGAGGTAGTTTATACATTTGGGACAAATATTACCAATTCTCCATTAGATAAATTTATTTACAAAAGCTTTTTAAAAAACTTTGCATCATACATTGGATTTGTTGCGAAAAAGGTAAAAAATAGATAA
- a CDS encoding MJ1255/VC2487 family glycosyltransferase, whose product MKILISVCGEGFGHTTRCVAIGEALKNDYEISYIAYGKSKNFIEKYGFKVFETFPEIKLKGKDGKFDITSSILNKEYSPKKAIRREINIIREYNPDLIISDCKYSTVVAAKLLKKPVICISNQNYTRYKLKTDLIVYPTMKALNIINERCERFIVPDFPLPYTICEYNLKIIKNMEFIGPLIRYDVDDVDNYGEDYILSVIGGFEYRYKILEELGKIALKNNLNVKLVCGSYEVAKKLMRDLNLNSYKNENVEIIPITTNMKELIKNAELIVSHGGHSTIMEALSFGKPLIVIPDLDHPEQGNNAKKVHDLGCGIALSYKELYRLEEAILDIRNMKMYKRNASKMKELAKKYDGKKNIKKIIDEFFETRKNIRKYYLTDRIANKLINKFKLKIR is encoded by the coding sequence ATGAAAATTCTAATCTCAGTATGTGGGGAGGGTTTTGGACATACAACGAGATGTGTCGCAATTGGTGAAGCATTGAAAAATGATTACGAAATCTCTTACATTGCCTATGGAAAAAGCAAAAATTTCATTGAAAAATATGGATTTAAAGTTTTTGAAACCTTTCCAGAGATAAAACTTAAAGGAAAGGATGGAAAATTTGACATAACCTCAAGTATATTGAATAAAGAATACAGCCCAAAAAAAGCCATTAGAAGAGAAATTAATATTATAAGAGAATATAATCCTGATTTGATAATTTCTGATTGTAAATATAGCACAGTTGTAGCTGCAAAGCTTTTAAAAAAGCCAGTTATTTGCATAAGTAATCAAAACTACACGAGATATAAATTAAAAACTGATTTAATAGTTTATCCAACAATGAAAGCTCTAAACATTATAAATGAGAGATGTGAAAGATTTATTGTTCCTGATTTTCCTTTACCCTATACCATATGTGAATACAACCTAAAAATTATAAAAAATATGGAATTTATTGGGCCGTTAATTAGATACGATGTTGATGATGTTGATAATTATGGAGAAGATTATATATTAAGCGTTATTGGTGGTTTTGAGTATAGATATAAAATCCTTGAAGAACTTGGAAAAATTGCTTTAAAAAATAACCTAAATGTTAAACTTGTATGTGGAAGTTATGAAGTTGCTAAAAAACTAATGAGAGATTTAAACTTAAACTCTTATAAAAATGAAAATGTAGAAATAATTCCAATAACAACAAATATGAAAGAGCTTATAAAAAACGCTGAACTTATTGTATCCCATGGTGGGCATTCAACAATAATGGAAGCCCTATCATTTGGAAAACCATTAATTGTCATTCCAGATTTAGACCATCCAGAGCAAGGAAATAATGCCAAAAAAGTCCATGATTTGGGTTGTGGAATAGCTTTATCTTATAAAGAGTTATATAGATTAGAAGAGGCAATTTTAGACATAAGAAATATGAAGATGTATAAAAGAAACGCTTCAAAAATGAAAGAACTTGCAAAAAAATATGATGGAAAGAAAAATATTAAAAAAATAATAGATGAATTTTTTGAAACAAGAAAAAATATAAGAAAATACTACTTAACTGATAGAATAGCTAATAAGTTAATTAATAAATTCAAGCTAAAGATTAGGTGA
- a CDS encoding histone family protein yields the protein MAELPVAPCVRILKKAGAQRVSEAAGKYFAEALEEIALEIARKSVDLAKHAKRKTVKVEDVKAALRG from the coding sequence ATGGCTGAGCTTCCAGTTGCACCATGTGTAAGAATCTTAAAGAAGGCTGGTGCTCAGAGAGTTAGTGAAGCGGCAGGGAAATACTTTGCTGAAGCTTTGGAAGAAATTGCCTTAGAGATAGCAAGGAAATCAGTTGATTTAGCTAAGCACGCAAAGAGAAAGACCGTAAAGGTCGAAGATGTAAAGGCAGCATTGAGAGGTTAA
- a CDS encoding UPF0254 family protein codes for MITVATAECFTHANIGLTIHKAAAGYEDFEFKYLFSEEDLKLMKNVRVISAMFVPSIIGVEKLLDIKLPEPDFNYKYAKAYSEEKDLEVAKLMAEGLKKKLNVNISIGSTAGVGRGAICILTDNNRYLFTSDVYANLITFENIKERQKNGIEKGIKRFLEILKKEYF; via the coding sequence ATGATAACTGTAGCAACTGCAGAATGCTTTACACATGCAAATATTGGCTTAACTATTCACAAGGCAGCAGCTGGTTATGAAGATTTTGAATTTAAGTATTTATTTAGTGAGGAGGATTTAAAATTAATGAAAAATGTTAGAGTTATATCTGCCATGTTTGTTCCTTCTATTATTGGAGTAGAAAAACTTTTGGATATAAAGCTTCCAGAGCCAGATTTTAATTATAAATATGCAAAAGCATATAGCGAAGAGAAAGATTTGGAAGTTGCTAAGTTGATGGCAGAGGGGTTAAAGAAAAAGCTTAATGTTAATATATCCATTGGTTCCACAGCTGGTGTTGGGAGGGGAGCTATTTGTATATTAACCGATAATAACCGCTATTTATTTACTTCAGATGTTTATGCCAATTTAATAACTTTTGAAAATATTAAAGAGAGGCAAAAAAATGGTATTGAGAAGGGAATAAAAAGGTTTTTAGAGATTTTAAAAAAAGAGTATTTTTAA
- the cofD gene encoding 2-phospho-L-lactate transferase, with translation MITVLSGGTGTPKLLQGLKRVVNNEELAVIVNTGEDTWIGDLYLSPDVDTVLYTLADLINEETWYGVKEDTFYTHEQLKNLGFDEVLRIGDKDRALKMHKTYYLKRGHKLSEVVDMEKVALGIKAKVIPMTDDRVETKILAKVDGKVDLLKFHDFWVKRKGDVEVLDVIYENSLYAKPCEKAVEAIKNSDLVIIGPSNPITSIGPILSLNGIKELLKDKKVVVVSPIVGNSAVSGPAGKLMKAKGYDVSVKGIYEFYKDIVDVLVIDNVDKEIAKEIPCEVLITNTIMKTLDDKVRLAKNIIEFCGSL, from the coding sequence GTGATTACTGTATTGTCAGGAGGAACTGGGACACCAAAGTTATTGCAGGGTTTAAAAAGGGTTGTTAATAATGAAGAGTTGGCTGTTATTGTTAATACTGGTGAAGATACTTGGATAGGAGATTTATATCTATCTCCTGATGTTGATACCGTTCTATATACCTTAGCAGATTTGATTAATGAAGAGACATGGTATGGGGTTAAGGAAGATACTTTTTATACTCATGAGCAATTAAAAAATCTTGGATTTGATGAAGTTTTAAGGATAGGGGATAAAGATAGAGCCTTAAAAATGCATAAAACTTATTATTTAAAGAGGGGACATAAACTCTCAGAAGTTGTAGATATGGAGAAAGTAGCTTTGGGGATTAAAGCTAAAGTAATCCCAATGACTGATGATAGGGTTGAGACAAAAATTTTAGCAAAAGTTGATGGAAAGGTTGATTTATTAAAGTTTCATGACTTCTGGGTTAAGAGAAAGGGGGACGTTGAGGTTTTAGATGTTATTTATGAAAACTCTCTATATGCTAAACCTTGTGAAAAGGCAGTTGAGGCCATAAAAAATAGTGACCTTGTTATTATAGGGCCCTCAAATCCAATAACTTCCATAGGTCCAATTTTAAGTTTAAATGGAATTAAAGAGCTATTAAAAGATAAAAAGGTTGTGGTTGTTTCGCCAATAGTTGGAAATTCTGCTGTTTCAGGTCCTGCGGGTAAATTAATGAAAGCTAAAGGTTATGATGTCTCTGTTAAAGGGATTTATGAGTTCTATAAAGACATAGTTGATGTTTTAGTAATAGATAATGTTGATAAAGAGATAGCTAAAGAAATACCTTGTGAGGTTTTAATAACCAACACAATTATGAAAACATTGGATGATAAAGTTAGATTAGCTAAAAATATTATTGAGTTCTGTGGGTCTTTATGA
- a CDS encoding 30S ribosomal protein S6e, which yields MPTAKFVVADPKTGRCYQIEADNTPLVGKKIGEVFDGKIIGLEGYKLQIRGGTDSSGFPMRPDIHGSRKVRVLLSAPPGFKPKRKGERRRKTVRGNTIAPDIVQINVKVVEYGEKSIPELLGLEGGENQEQ from the coding sequence ATGCCAACAGCAAAATTCGTTGTTGCAGACCCAAAAACAGGAAGATGCTATCAAATTGAGGCAGATAACACACCATTAGTTGGTAAGAAAATTGGGGAAGTATTTGATGGAAAAATTATAGGATTAGAGGGCTACAAATTACAAATAAGAGGAGGAACTGACTCAAGCGGTTTCCCAATGAGACCAGATATCCACGGAAGTAGAAAGGTTAGAGTTTTATTGAGTGCTCCTCCTGGGTTTAAACCAAAAAGAAAAGGAGAAAGAAGAAGAAAAACAGTTAGAGGAAACACAATAGCTCCTGATATTGTCCAAATTAACGTTAAGGTTGTTGAATATGGAGAGAAATCAATCCCTGAATTGTTAGGATTAGAAGGTGGAGAAAATCAAGAACAATAA
- the pyrH gene encoding UMP kinase: MRIVFDLGGSVVMPKEGAKAEKIMEYANIFKKIKDEGHEVAIVVGGGKTAREYIEIGRELGASESFCDELGIMATRMNAMILITALGDYSIKKVPTSFEEAELILNLGKIPVMGGTHPGHTTDAVAASLAEFINADLLVIGTNVDGVYDKDPNKYEDAKKFDKMSAKELVDLAISSSLKAGSSSVVDLLAAKIIERAKLKVAVVKGTPEELLNVSKGIINGTIIEG, translated from the coding sequence ATGAGAATCGTTTTTGATTTGGGAGGTTCAGTCGTGATGCCAAAGGAAGGAGCAAAAGCTGAAAAAATTATGGAATATGCCAATATTTTTAAAAAGATTAAGGATGAGGGGCATGAGGTAGCTATAGTCGTAGGAGGTGGAAAAACAGCAAGAGAATATATAGAAATAGGAAGAGAACTTGGAGCCAGTGAGAGTTTTTGTGATGAGCTTGGAATAATGGCTACAAGAATGAATGCAATGATATTAATTACTGCTTTAGGAGATTATAGTATAAAAAAAGTCCCTACATCATTTGAAGAGGCAGAACTTATATTAAACTTAGGAAAAATCCCTGTCATGGGAGGAACCCATCCAGGACATACAACAGACGCTGTAGCTGCTTCATTAGCAGAGTTTATAAATGCTGATTTGTTAGTTATAGGGACAAATGTTGATGGAGTCTATGACAAAGACCCTAATAAATATGAAGATGCCAAAAAATTTGATAAAATGTCTGCTAAAGAACTTGTTGATTTGGCAATATCATCTTCATTAAAAGCTGGTTCTTCATCAGTTGTTGATTTATTAGCAGCTAAGATTATTGAAAGAGCTAAATTAAAAGTGGCAGTTGTTAAAGGAACCCCAGAAGAGCTCTTAAATGTTAGTAAAGGAATAATAAATGGAACAATAATTGAGGGATAA
- a CDS encoding DUF7343 domain-containing protein yields the protein MIYIKTKDVIIFLLLFFVAFNVSSAYVIKNLNIDCIVTPDDTINETISFVIYNNEDKNLSHISYTIPQTIRNFTINASAGVKGYSALYNEGVTEIAIEFEKPIPKGGYTNITINCFVNDAIWTKNGIKQLILSFPITSKNATIKIVLPPGAVILSPQGTLLVTPSGYKITTDGKHQIIVWDLSLNKEITFTITVKYTFISYPGQNIIEQPAINNNLKYLLIIAIFGTAIFGGLFVKEKISKRKIIERTKNIKNELTSLKNKLKEKEEEIKNLAIKIKDLEDKLSKANKNLLNKDEIISVLNERISEYESQIQKLLDENIIYKEKIESLNKYIETLKKENDKLKDKVRELSDIAKKYMEEKRGVLWSFLTEDEKIIIDLIKKHGHITQKEIVEITGMSKPKVSRIISELEDRKIIRKEKIGRINKLTLTEESKKLL from the coding sequence GTGATATATATTAAAACAAAAGATGTTATTATTTTTTTATTATTATTTTTTGTGGCTTTTAATGTATCTTCAGCTTATGTAATTAAGAATCTAAATATTGATTGCATTGTAACTCCAGACGATACAATAAACGAAACAATAAGTTTTGTTATATATAACAATGAAGACAAAAACCTATCTCATATATCATATACAATTCCTCAAACCATAAGAAATTTTACAATAAATGCATCAGCAGGAGTAAAGGGATACAGTGCTTTATACAATGAAGGAGTTACAGAAATCGCTATTGAATTTGAAAAACCAATACCTAAAGGAGGTTATACAAATATAACTATTAATTGTTTTGTTAATGATGCAATATGGACAAAAAATGGAATTAAGCAACTTATACTGAGCTTCCCCATTACCTCAAAAAATGCAACCATTAAAATAGTTCTCCCACCAGGGGCAGTTATTCTCTCCCCTCAAGGAACTTTACTTGTAACGCCTTCTGGCTATAAAATAACTACCGACGGAAAACATCAAATTATTGTATGGGATTTGTCTTTAAATAAGGAAATAACTTTCACAATTACTGTGAAATACACTTTCATATCATATCCTGGACAAAATATCATAGAACAGCCAGCCATTAACAATAATTTGAAATATCTCCTAATAATCGCAATATTTGGAACAGCAATATTTGGAGGATTATTTGTTAAGGAAAAAATTTCTAAAAGGAAGATTATAGAAAGAACTAAAAATATAAAAAATGAATTAACCTCCTTAAAAAATAAATTAAAAGAAAAAGAAGAAGAAATCAAAAACTTAGCAATAAAAATAAAAGATTTGGAAGATAAATTAAGTAAGGCTAATAAAAACTTGCTAAATAAAGATGAGATTATTAGTGTTCTAAATGAAAGGATTTCAGAATATGAAAGTCAAATACAAAAACTTTTAGATGAAAATATAATATATAAAGAAAAAATTGAATCATTAAATAAATATATCGAAACATTAAAGAAAGAAAATGATAAGCTAAAAGATAAGGTTAGAGAGTTAAGTGATATTGCAAAAAAATACATGGAAGAAAAAAGAGGAGTATTATGGAGCTTTTTAACTGAAGATGAAAAAATTATAATCGATTTAATAAAAAAACATGGACATATTACTCAAAAAGAAATTGTTGAAATTACTGGAATGAGCAAACCAAAGGTTTCGAGAATTATCTCCGAATTAGAAGATAGAAAAATAATAAGGAAAGAAAAAATAGGACGAATCAATAAATTAACCCTTACAGAAGAGAGTAAGAAGTTATTATAA